GGACGGTGGATCTCCGACAGACTGATGGaactcaggtgaccatggctgtggcgaggaacgagaatatgaaggacgAGGCTGTaggaactgatctaccgagagagaattcTAACTATGTGTGAAGGTTCATTCCCTgatctctctccaagtggcttccttttatagggaggcctgcccttgatttttagggtagacccTCTTCGCGAAATGACCAttttgcccttacttgtggctgatcttcccagcaatccttcttttccatctcaagcctttttggcatgcatactggtcagtatagcaacattctgatgcccttttcacctgagttgtccgagcctttccatactgactagaacactttccctgcacactttagccactgttttgcagatatattctaattatgcacgttatactgaccagtaatcaaggcctagaatacgacttatcaactGTAAACCTGATGTTGGTACAAATGCTAAAAAATTGAGATAAAGTAAACATATTTATCCTAATTATACTTCAAGAAATATAAAAACCCGCTACCATGATCTCTGGTTTTGCTAATAACTCTAACATAAAGAGTGAAAGCTCATAAATGCCTTACATTTGTGTTTCTAGCAAAATATGAAAGCAAGGAAGTTCTTCCAAGTTCTTCTTGAGATTAGAAAAAGAATTTCTGAGCTCATAACACAACTTTGAAACGGTACTATCACCTACTCAATAATTAAGCTTTTGACTAACTTCAATCAATCCAACATCTTCGAGATTTTTAGCACATGCATTCCATATCCCAAATTAAACACATTAGTTTCTACTAAtatgtttaattttgttttattttttcacttctcttaTAAAGTTTcgttatttttaatataattatttttttatattttctaattataatgtatttaaaatttttgtaaagtaattttaattctttattaatacatttatttacttttatcatttttcaatttttttaaaagtaatttaATTCTATTCTAAtgcatttaatatttttatattttatatcattagcctcttctttagtttttttaaattatttaaactctacttcaataaatcaaataatgtttTGTCATTAAAAATTATGTACAACGCAAAAGATTACATAAATTATTtgcaatatataaataaaagagtaaaagtcaattttggtcataaacatatgaccaaaatacgaatttggtacaaaacattcactttttgaaaaacaggttcataataaatgaaatccttgtaggagtgtgatacgctcggattttgcacagttttaaggccatcttttggtctgtttttaatgtcaaaatgcATTACATGtctattatttgcatattttgtatattttggtattttgacatgttttgtgagaaatgtgcatatttgagccttaaaagggagtcaaaacgcgaagttggaaatctggagttgTTTTGCatgtccagcggtccgctgcaacattGCCGGTGACCACTGGCGCCCAACGGCCGCTAAGCCAATAGCGGCCCGCTCCaggaaagttgtgcatgaagtcaagacacgcccagcgaccgctaccgagagtccagagagttacgggatgatggatggcgaccgctgaaacaagtgcagcgaccGCCAGCCAAAGGTCTGAAGCCTCGGATAACCTCatggcgaccgctggccaaggtgcagcgggcCGCTAGGAAAAATCGGCGAGCGATTTTGccctactttctccccaagatttaccatattttgcaacatttttccttatttgagaaaAGACGATTTCTCCCCTATAAATAGCCCCTAAAGCTTCATACAAAATAAGTTCCTTTCTTTGCAAAATACTTCCAGAGTTCATaagttagagtacttcattgtgcaaggagttgaagaagaattTAAGATCATCAAgttacaaggattcaacctttgggttttattgctttagttcttatgttttcattgtcttaccttcaatctatgtttttagcttatccaatcatgtgtaactaaactcataggattctagggaagtgttagtaacttttattggtttataaaattcctttttctatttaatatccgtttgttcttactttgtttcttccttaagttattCTGTAATACtccacgtttgagtgacacattcggtgatgatttaatataacttgctacataatcgtgagaagAGGTTgtcgagttagatccacttaatagacactacaattagcttcctttaaaaggacactgttaattgagagtgagaactttataagggtcttaggagcttttaggagttatacatttaggattgacaaccctaatatTCGTAATCAATGTTTGGTCGACAGTTTTGATGTTCGTGGTTCCTTATTATTTACTATTACTTGAGGTTTTTTTGTCTCCATTTGTAAGAAATTTAAGAAACGTTTGATATTATTGTTGGTTCCCCACATGTTTATTTGCTGCTCTTGGTCCCCGCTTGTAAAACATTAACAATGTTTCTTACAGGTGTGATCTAGAATAACAAACAAACAATTGGGCCAACAACAATATTATACGTTTCTTGAGTTCCTTAGAGGTGGTGACCAACAAAAAAACAAGAGTAATAAACAATAGGGGATCGCAGACATCAAAATTGTCGACCGACTAAAAAGGGGGGAGAATTCAAAGCGCACCTCATCTCCATTTTTTACCAAAACTGCCATGCCCGTCATCCTTTCTTCGAAAAATCGAAGCTTCATAGACGAAATCAACAAAAATTGCGCCTAGGGTTTGAGGAAGATGGAAAACGGCTATGGAGAATGACGATACTCATGTTTCCTTTtgaaattatgttttattttaatgaagttgttgtttgtttttataGAGTTGTATTTTGTTTTACCAATTTGccatttgtgtttttttaattgcatAATACACATAGTTATGCCAAATACAAATCTATATAGGAGTATGATATTTCTGCTAAATAGAATTTAAAAACAAATGATCgtgatattataaataaatttaaaagttgGGGCTATGTATATAATTTATGGGACCAATTACCCTTATTAAAACATTGAAATTATTAGTATGATACTAAAATTGCAGCTAGAATAGACAGATGGAAACGATGCCATTATTGACGAAAGGTAAGGAAACAATGACTGAGCTTGTTCACATTTTTAAGATATAGCAAGAAATGGGGTTAAATCATGGGCATTTTATGTTGTTCAGTGTACAAGCTTCAAACTGTTCAAGGCTGAAATAATGAGAATTAAAATGAATCAAGAATTGAAGATGGCCATTTTCATCAATCaatccttttcatttttttgcaaGGCCATTTTCATTAATGTCGCATCATTTTGACTATGGATTTACTCTCAAACCAACTCTCTTTTCTAGAACACTAAACGTCCTTACAAGAATTACATGTAAGTGGGGCCTACTTAATTTTATCAGCATAAAACAAGTGAACACACACACATGCTCGAATTCTTCATATTCTGCTTCACCAAATGGTAGGTAGGTAGGttcatctattttttttaatctttgtaACATCAGTAGCGTgtagtagtaattatgtaaGTAATAGACATAATTCACAAATACTCTAGTCAAAATAACAAACtaaaacaattcaaaataaaaaaaacaacataACAAAGAACTTTTAACCATTCATCTGctgagagcatctccaataataGGCGAGCGACCGactcgccgatttttggcgctcgccggtccgctcgccgaactattacAGCCGGCGAGTGCCAATTtcggcgagaatttcggcgagcgccaaatcaaCCGAGGTAAATACCTAAAATTTCTGTTCGATGGTGGTtgcttatgcagtaaacctaagtGAAACATGGAGTATCAATTATCATCAGAGTTTTTAAAGGACTAAAAGGAGCAAACTGTTATTTTGTAGGAAAAGAGATTACATGGCATATCTAGCCTGTCTCAAGATTTAAACGGGATGTTTATTACTGCCTCATGCATGGATCACAGGTGAATTTCATATTGAATCCTAAGCTTTCATAGTTAATTTATAAGGTAGTAATCACATTCTGACTGAATTCAGATGTGACCGGAGGAAACTAATGAAAATATCAAATGTAAAGCTTGACATGaatcaatttgttttttttttcagggTTTACCTGTATAATGTGCTTCAGCTTGAGAAGGGGCCAATAAAAACTTTTTCTGGAGGCCGAACTGAGTCGTTCTTTGTGAAAGTATAAATCTTTGCTATGTTCAATGTAGTTCAGGTGTTCAATATAATTTTTCAATCAGCCTTGGTAGCTCAGTATATAAATTTTACTTGGTTACAGTCAGCGATCAGCCCTGATGCAGCTCACATACTCAGTGGTTCTAGCGATGGGAATGCCTACATATGGCAGGTGGACAAACCCCAGATGGATCCTATTGTTTTGAAAAGCCATGATGGAGAAGTCACAGCAGTAAACTGGTTCGTCCTCttaaacatttatttttcaaattattgaCTTGGTACTACTACACATATTCTAACCAAGACTGTGGTATGTGCAGGTGTCCATCAGAGATGGGGAAAGTGGCAACTTGCTCAGACGATTTCACAGTAAGCCTCTTAGATTTGTAGTCGAAATAGTTTTAGATCACTTTGCTACATTCTTAAAGCATAAACTTACATAATTTCATCCAATCTCTTAGGTTCGTCTTTGGAACATCCAAAGCAGTTGCTATTCAAATATGCGATCTCCTTCGTCACTGAGAAAGAGAGTCCGGGCGCTTCCAAGAATGGAGAGGCGAAAACTGTTCTCAGAAGAGCCATCAAACTCAAAAAGCAACGAAGACACCAACTCCCGTACTCCCATAACGATGCCAGAAATGAGGACACCAGAATCCCAGAAGAAGTTGTCCTTTAGTTTTGAAGTAAAAGAGGATTTAGTGAGAACTCCAGAAGCTGAAACCAGAAGCCCTTCTTCAGTTCTAAACCCTCCTTCCTCGCTGAAAAGGAAGACCATCCGAGACTATTTTCCTGTTCCATTTAACAAACTCTCTACTGCTAAGTCGAGCTTTCCAGAGTGCACCGATCAATAACGACTATAGGGGATGTAAAATTGTTTAATATACATGTATATGTTAAGAAGGGATCACATTGAACTTGTACTATTAGAGAGGGTAAAAACAATATAAACCCTCTTCTGAATTCTGTAACAAATGAAATTGAACTCTGATTGAACATTTTTGGATTTTGAAATCTTTGTAAGGTGCTAGTGAATGGTTGCTTCCCCCCAGTTTATTAGAGGGTGTTGGAAGGAAATCacaatattgaaggaaatcacACAAATTAGGAAATTGATATATTCCTtgattttgtatatttattgaTTCCATGTTTAGGGAAAATCTTGCCATCTATAGGGATTCCTTAGCATATTTAAAGGCATGTATATTGTGCCAAAATAATAGAAGTTGAATGAATACAATACTGATTTTCAACATGGTACCTAGgtgtgcacaaaccgaaccggcccggcggttaaccgccggttcgtgcccgccggttcataaaccggaaccgggaccggaaccggcggtttgaacagTCCGGCGGGTTGCCGGTTCCAACGGACCGGTTCAGGGTCGAAAAatgcgtgaaccgtgaaccgtgaaccggcggtttacctgtttgaaccggcggtttaccggtttgaaccggcggttcaacggttcaaaccgccggttcaaccgaatttttttaaaaaaaattatttataaaaattgattttaatatttaaaatcaatttttacaaataaatgaatacaagaaattcgtaatagcccatatatatttgatgggcttgcgaatttatgaaaccattcttggttgtttctcttttatagagacatccttgaatgatgtatgttccactttcgatgtgggacaaactcattcttggttgtttttcttttatagagacatccttgaatgttttatgttccactttcgatgtgggacaaaatcattcttggttgtttctcttttatagagacatccttgaatgttttatgttccactttcgatgtgggacaaaatcattcttggttgtttctcttttatagagacatccttgaatgtttaatGTTCcattttcgatgtgggacaaaatatgttgaagtactttattttataactacatgtttagaacattcattcatctttttccaatgtgggatacaaaactttcttttgtcttatacttttcttcatgttttgtatgatatatataaacaaaattattattcaaatatattcttgattgataaaaataaagaattattgagaaatatgatttgtatgtagaaaatatttatttgtgtaataattattgttaggtttatacaatttgtataagaattattctttcaatgtgtataatattatttattagttaacatatacataaatttataaacataagcaaatcattaatgataaataaaatattaagtagtgtttattaatttttgtaaataaaatatattcattataagttgaaatacactctctataattcaatacactctCTATAATTCAA
This DNA window, taken from Salvia splendens isolate huo1 chromosome 18, SspV2, whole genome shotgun sequence, encodes the following:
- the LOC121776732 gene encoding denticleless protein homolog A-like — encoded protein: MAVARNENMKDEAASDRLADFWRSPVRSPNYYSRRVPISARISASAKSTEEKRLHGISSLSQDLNGMFITASCMDHRVYLYNVLQLEKGPIKTFSGGRTESFFVKSAISPDAAHILSGSSDGNAYIWQVDKPQMDPIVLKSHDGEVTAVNWCPSEMGKVATCSDDFTVRLWNIQSSCYSNMRSPSSLRKRVRALPRMERRKLFSEEPSNSKSNEDTNSRTPITMPEMRTPESQKKLSFSFEVKEDLVRTPEAETRSPSSVLNPPSSLKRKTIRDYFPVPFNKLSTAKSSFPECTDQ